The Methanothrix soehngenii GP6 genome has a window encoding:
- the alaS gene encoding alanine--tRNA ligase — MFTEDEYRLDFFIEEGFHHKKCEKCGKFFWTRDGSRKTCGDPPCDPYTFIGSPIFKRQHSLDEMREHYLGFFEARGHTRIKRYPVAARWRDDIYLTIASIADFQPFVTSGQVPPPANPLTISQPCIRLDDLDSVGRSGRHLTTFEMMAHHVFNTPDREIYWKDRTVRLCDELLVGLGMDPLAVTYKENPWAGGGNAGPSVEVMVGGLELATLVFMDLVAAPAGAVEIKGERYEKMKNYIVDTGYGLERFVWASNGAPTIYDAIFPDLVRQVADLAGVEHNLDDPEYAEIFAQNARLAGMVDLDEYSMSDLRAKIAGSIGIDPGRLEKAILPMERVYAVVDHTRCLAYMLGDGIIPSNVKGGYLSRLVIRRTLRLMKELGLRLPLADLVQLQISRLDYPDWEESFATIRDILDQEEQKYAETLEKGMRLVRKTAESYLKKNEPVPLSEMIALYDTHGIPPEIAREAAVQMGAQVELPDNFYSLVAKKHIRAEPEEEKKPPIPGKTELLFYENPFEQEFEAEVLDVVEGAAILDRTLLYPEGGGQPADHGTLEKDGQLFQVTDVQKSGDVVLHKLAEPGCLAKGDRVKGKVDMLRRLAHARHHTATHLVHDSAKRVLGKHIWQAGAQKSEDRARLDISHFKRITDAELKAIELEANRRVMELVPVDTQFLPRTEAEKLFGFELYQGGVPPGKLIRVVRVGSDIEACAGTHVTNTGMIGMIKILRAERVQDGVERVEFAAGEAAVRASQARDDLLAGAAGILRVPNEQLPRTAERFFEEWKEQQKEIERLKEDLAAARLKTLVSEAETIDGLRVIVQKMGNADIDELLKAAALLAEEDCVALLGSKTGKLVAAVGQSGLSKGVKAGSIIKAAAKVLGGGGGGRPQLAQGGGPDTERLEEALAAGKEAIRAGA; from the coding sequence ATGTTCACCGAGGACGAATATCGATTGGACTTCTTCATTGAGGAAGGATTCCATCATAAGAAGTGCGAGAAATGCGGCAAATTCTTCTGGACCAGGGACGGGAGCAGGAAGACCTGCGGTGATCCGCCCTGTGATCCCTATACCTTCATTGGCTCTCCCATATTCAAGCGCCAGCATAGCCTGGATGAAATGCGCGAGCATTATCTGGGCTTCTTCGAGGCCCGGGGGCATACCCGGATCAAGAGGTATCCGGTGGCGGCCAGGTGGCGAGATGACATCTATCTGACCATTGCTTCCATCGCCGATTTTCAGCCTTTTGTTACCTCAGGGCAGGTACCGCCGCCAGCCAACCCCCTGACCATCAGCCAGCCCTGCATCCGTTTAGACGACCTGGATTCAGTGGGGCGGAGCGGGCGGCATCTCACTACCTTTGAGATGATGGCCCACCACGTATTCAACACCCCGGATAGGGAGATCTACTGGAAGGACCGGACTGTGCGGCTTTGTGACGAGCTGCTCGTTGGCCTGGGGATGGATCCTCTGGCGGTGACCTACAAGGAGAATCCCTGGGCCGGTGGGGGCAATGCCGGGCCGAGCGTGGAGGTTATGGTGGGCGGCCTGGAGCTGGCCACTCTGGTGTTCATGGATCTGGTGGCCGCGCCTGCGGGCGCTGTAGAGATCAAGGGCGAGCGCTATGAAAAGATGAAAAACTATATCGTTGACACCGGCTACGGCCTGGAGAGGTTTGTCTGGGCCTCTAATGGTGCTCCCACCATCTATGACGCCATATTCCCTGACCTGGTAAGGCAGGTGGCAGACCTGGCTGGCGTAGAGCACAACCTGGATGACCCGGAGTATGCGGAGATCTTCGCCCAGAACGCCCGCCTGGCTGGAATGGTGGACCTGGACGAGTACAGTATGTCTGACCTGCGGGCGAAGATCGCAGGCAGCATAGGCATTGATCCCGGGCGGCTGGAGAAGGCCATTCTTCCCATGGAGCGGGTCTATGCGGTGGTCGACCACACCCGTTGCCTGGCCTATATGCTGGGAGACGGTATCATCCCCTCCAATGTTAAGGGCGGCTACCTCTCCCGGCTGGTAATTCGCCGCACTCTGCGGCTGATGAAAGAGCTGGGCCTGCGACTGCCCCTGGCCGACCTGGTCCAGCTTCAGATCTCACGCCTGGATTATCCAGACTGGGAGGAGTCTTTCGCTACCATCAGGGATATCCTGGACCAGGAGGAGCAGAAGTATGCCGAGACCCTGGAGAAGGGCATGCGCCTGGTTCGAAAGACGGCGGAGAGCTATCTGAAGAAGAATGAGCCTGTGCCCCTCTCGGAGATGATCGCCCTCTATGATACGCACGGCATCCCTCCGGAGATCGCCCGCGAGGCAGCGGTGCAGATGGGAGCTCAGGTGGAGCTGCCGGACAACTTCTATTCACTGGTTGCGAAAAAGCACATCCGAGCGGAGCCGGAGGAGGAGAAAAAGCCTCCCATACCGGGCAAGACGGAGCTGCTCTTCTATGAGAATCCATTCGAGCAGGAGTTCGAGGCAGAAGTTCTGGATGTGGTGGAGGGGGCGGCCATCCTGGACCGGACGCTTCTCTACCCGGAGGGTGGAGGCCAGCCTGCTGATCATGGCACCCTGGAGAAGGATGGGCAGCTGTTCCAGGTAACAGACGTCCAGAAGTCAGGGGATGTGGTCTTGCATAAGCTGGCCGAGCCCGGCTGCCTGGCCAAAGGGGATCGCGTTAAGGGAAAGGTGGACATGCTTCGCCGTCTGGCCCATGCCCGGCATCATACCGCCACGCACCTGGTACACGACTCGGCCAAAAGGGTATTGGGCAAGCACATATGGCAGGCGGGGGCCCAGAAGAGCGAGGACCGGGCCCGGCTGGATATATCTCACTTCAAGAGGATCACCGATGCTGAGCTGAAGGCGATAGAGCTGGAGGCCAACCGCAGGGTGATGGAGCTGGTCCCGGTGGACACCCAGTTTCTCCCCCGCACCGAGGCGGAGAAGCTCTTCGGCTTCGAGCTCTACCAGGGCGGTGTGCCGCCGGGGAAGCTCATCCGGGTGGTGCGGGTGGGAAGCGACATTGAGGCCTGCGCAGGGACTCATGTCACCAATACCGGCATGATAGGAATGATCAAGATCCTGAGGGCGGAGAGAGTCCAGGACGGGGTGGAGAGGGTAGAGTTTGCTGCCGGAGAGGCGGCTGTGCGAGCGTCTCAGGCCAGGGACGACCTGCTGGCCGGTGCGGCAGGCATCCTGCGGGTGCCAAACGAGCAGCTCCCCCGGACTGCGGAGAGGTTCTTTGAGGAGTGGAAGGAGCAGCAAAAGGAGATCGAGCGGCTGAAAGAGGATTTGGCTGCTGCCAGGCTGAAGACCCTGGTCTCCGAGGCGGAGACCATAGACGGCCTACGGGTCATTGTGCAGAAGATGGGCAATGCGGATATCGATGAGCTGCTCAAGGCCGCTGCCCTTCTGGCGGAAGAGGACTGCGTGGCCCTGCTGGGCTCGAAGACCGGAAAGCTGGTAGCAGCTGTGGGCCAGTCTGGCCTCTCAAAGGGCGTCAAGGCGGGGAGCATAATCAAGGCAGCAGCCAAAGTACTGGGCGGCGGGGGCGGCGGCAGGCCCCAGCTGGCCCAGGGCGGCGGGCCGGATACAGAGAGGCTGGAGGAAGCCCTGGCCGCGGGGAAGGAGGCGATCCGGGCTGGGGCCTGA
- a CDS encoding DUF433 domain-containing protein, producing MNNEELLERITINPKIMVGKPVIRGTRLTVEYILGLLAHGISMEAILEEYPGLAKDDIYASLLFASKSLQDASFVPLGAEAV from the coding sequence GTGAACAACGAAGAGCTGTTGGAAAGGATAACTATAAACCCCAAGATAATGGTGGGCAAACCTGTCATCAGAGGTACAAGACTTACAGTGGAGTACATCCTTGGACTCCTGGCTCATGGCATCAGTATGGAGGCGATTCTGGAAGAATATCCCGGCCTGGCAAAGGACGACATATATGCCAGTCTCCTCTTTGCCTCTAAGAGCCTGCAGGATGCCTCCTTTGTTCCCCTCGGCGCTGAGGCCGTTTAG
- a CDS encoding DUF5615 family PIN-like protein: MRFLVDECVGPSVVRWLRDNNHDASSAFEDCRGWEDERILEKACTEGRIVVTMDKDFGDMIFRMKLPHRGIILLRSAYCGPSDKISMMKKVLSLDESDLSGRFVVVTETAIRISGAITD, encoded by the coding sequence ATGCGATTCCTGGTGGATGAGTGTGTGGGACCTTCTGTCGTGCGCTGGCTGCGTGATAATAATCATGATGCATCTTCTGCTTTCGAGGATTGCCGGGGGTGGGAAGACGAACGCATCCTTGAAAAAGCCTGCACAGAAGGGCGCATAGTAGTAACCATGGATAAGGATTTTGGAGATATGATCTTTCGAATGAAATTGCCTCATCGCGGGATTATATTGCTTCGCAGCGCTTATTGTGGTCCATCCGATAAGATATCGATGATGAAAAAGGTCCTTTCCCTGGATGAATCGGATCTATCCGGTCGCTTCGTAGTGGTAACTGAGACCGCGATAAGGATCTCAGGAGCTATCACTGATTAA
- a CDS encoding ABC transporter ATP-binding protein, translating into MKGIDLEIENGEFVALMGPSGSGKSTLLNIIGCLDRPTSGRFLLLGKDISRTPNEELARIRREEMGFIFQTFNLIARISVLQNVEIPMMLRGVPRGVRRERAMKLLESINVAHRADFGPQNISGGERQRVAIARALANDPQIIIADEPTGNLDLKNSDEVMKILNQLHEEGRTIIMVTHNPEITENCSRVIRLRDGRILENC; encoded by the coding sequence TTGAAAGGCATAGATCTGGAGATAGAGAATGGGGAGTTCGTGGCGTTGATGGGGCCATCTGGCAGCGGCAAGTCCACCCTGCTGAACATCATCGGCTGCCTGGACCGGCCCACTAGCGGCCGCTTTTTACTGCTGGGCAAGGATATCAGCCGGACGCCGAACGAGGAGCTGGCCAGGATCCGGCGGGAGGAGATGGGTTTCATCTTCCAGACCTTCAACCTCATCGCCCGGATATCGGTCCTGCAGAATGTGGAAATTCCCATGATGCTGCGCGGAGTCCCCCGCGGGGTGAGACGAGAGAGGGCCATGAAGCTCTTGGAGAGCATAAATGTCGCCCACCGGGCGGACTTCGGCCCCCAGAACATCTCTGGCGGGGAGCGGCAAAGGGTGGCGATAGCCAGAGCTCTTGCCAACGATCCCCAGATCATAATAGCCGATGAGCCCACGGGCAACCTGGACCTAAAGAATAGCGATGAGGTCATGAAAATCCTCAACCAGTTGCATGAGGAGGGCAGAACGATCATCATGGTCACCCACAATCCGGAGATAACAGAGAACTGCAGCCGGGTCATCCGGCTCAGAGACGGACGAATTTTGGAGAATTGCTAG
- a CDS encoding LPXTG cell wall anchor domain-containing protein: protein MKRILIIILALLITGLAGGYEYRMPVNIQSSTTPAVLMPGDEAILAIQMQNGAAAYGVGKDAGVSSLSSNVLLSTPINRTLLQGTSELEVVDPYRYDLGMVGPNDQITVFYKVRAGENVSAGTTLLDFTVLGGYDMITINRNIPIKVDPSAVSMAIIDSTSSSPSTTPSKATVNLNVANPRENTLNAVTIVPSAQGMRFSPERYYIGTMDPDEVFTISFGVEYTDLGKTARNPSNVSFVAEFKNGDTWHESEPYIATYTPPLQADRPNNNLLLMAIGALVLLAAGGYLYRKKRLSKNGDGGKGSS, encoded by the coding sequence ATGAAGAGAATACTAATCATCATTTTGGCGCTTCTGATAACGGGCCTGGCAGGAGGATATGAGTATCGCATGCCAGTGAATATCCAGAGCAGTACCACTCCCGCAGTGCTCATGCCCGGGGATGAGGCGATTTTAGCCATTCAGATGCAGAACGGAGCAGCAGCCTACGGCGTAGGAAAGGATGCAGGGGTCTCAAGCCTCTCCTCAAATGTCCTATTATCCACTCCCATCAATCGTACACTGCTCCAGGGCACCTCTGAGCTGGAGGTCGTCGATCCCTATCGCTATGACCTGGGAATGGTCGGTCCGAACGATCAAATCACCGTATTCTATAAGGTCAGGGCAGGGGAGAACGTGAGCGCCGGCACTACCCTTCTTGATTTTACAGTTCTGGGGGGCTACGATATGATCACCATCAACCGCAATATTCCGATCAAGGTCGATCCATCTGCGGTGAGCATGGCCATCATCGACTCAACCTCTTCCTCCCCATCCACGACCCCTTCCAAGGCCACCGTTAACCTGAATGTGGCCAACCCCAGGGAGAACACCCTCAACGCCGTGACCATAGTGCCCTCAGCCCAGGGGATGAGGTTCTCCCCGGAGAGGTACTATATCGGCACGATGGACCCGGATGAGGTCTTCACCATCAGTTTTGGTGTGGAGTACACCGATCTGGGGAAGACTGCCCGAAATCCCTCCAATGTCAGCTTTGTGGCTGAGTTCAAGAACGGCGATACCTGGCATGAGTCAGAGCCTTACATCGCCACTTACACCCCGCCTCTGCAAGCTGACCGGCCGAACAACAATCTCCTGCTCATGGCCATTGGCGCCCTGGTCCTTTTGGCTGCTGGGGGCTACCTCTACCGAAAAAAGAGGCTCTCGAAGAATGGCGATGGGGGAAAGGGGTCATCTTGA
- a CDS encoding ABC transporter permease, which translates to MRLQDMLEFISLGFKSDRFKTLMSSLGIIIGVLAIVVMLSVGEGLYSGVSSQFSTLDLDVIHVIPGSARFGGPDGEPGSRNAAEPAKFTDKDTKVLENVVGVKNVAPQTGASVVISFRNTNSSGSLTGVDPDKEQDLKEKVAQGRWLSGSDYRSIVIGNGISQETFRMKVTPGNKIRLYYRDQPMDFTVVGVLEEEEESGFGGGMGDSADNAMYVTHKAMEELLDEENYYYQTFQVTVSDPDQVDYIIERIINDLRRYHKDEAYDATTARDMLSTLMSTLSMIKYALAGIGAISLLVGGIGIANVMMLTVKERIREIGTMLALGATVEDIRRQYLLEAGVLGMVSSLIGIILGVGTSLLIGSLAGLPSSITPESIVLGVLFGVLTTTIAGYYPANKAAKLDPIEALRAE; encoded by the coding sequence ATGAGATTGCAGGATATGCTGGAGTTCATCTCCCTGGGATTCAAGAGCGATCGCTTCAAGACGCTCATGTCCTCCCTGGGAATAATCATCGGCGTCTTGGCGATTGTGGTGATGCTCTCCGTGGGGGAGGGGCTATACTCTGGTGTCTCCAGCCAGTTCTCCACCTTGGACCTGGATGTGATCCATGTAATTCCAGGCAGCGCTCGCTTTGGCGGGCCGGACGGGGAGCCAGGAAGCCGAAATGCTGCTGAGCCCGCTAAGTTCACTGATAAGGACACCAAGGTTTTAGAGAACGTTGTGGGGGTCAAGAACGTCGCACCACAGACCGGGGCCAGCGTGGTGATCTCCTTCAGAAATACCAATAGCTCCGGCAGCCTCACCGGGGTGGACCCGGACAAAGAGCAGGATCTGAAGGAAAAGGTGGCACAGGGCAGGTGGCTCTCGGGCTCGGATTACAGGTCGATAGTGATAGGCAATGGCATATCCCAGGAGACGTTTCGCATGAAGGTCACTCCGGGAAACAAGATCCGACTGTACTATCGTGACCAGCCCATGGACTTCACTGTGGTAGGGGTGCTGGAGGAAGAGGAGGAGTCGGGCTTTGGCGGCGGTATGGGAGATAGCGCTGACAATGCCATGTATGTCACTCATAAAGCCATGGAAGAGCTCTTGGATGAGGAGAACTACTACTATCAGACCTTTCAGGTCACAGTCTCCGATCCCGATCAGGTGGATTATATAATCGAGAGGATCATAAACGACCTTCGTCGCTACCATAAGGACGAGGCCTATGATGCCACCACCGCCCGGGATATGCTCAGCACCCTGATGAGCACCCTCTCCATGATCAAGTACGCCCTGGCGGGAATCGGGGCCATATCACTGCTGGTGGGGGGAATCGGCATCGCCAATGTGATGATGCTCACCGTAAAGGAGAGGATCAGGGAGATTGGGACCATGCTCGCCCTGGGGGCGACGGTAGAGGACATTCGCAGGCAGTATCTGCTGGAGGCAGGGGTCTTAGGAATGGTCTCAAGCCTGATAGGCATAATACTAGGGGTGGGAACCTCTCTTCTCATAGGCTCTCTGGCCGGGCTGCCATCGTCCATAACCCCCGAGTCGATAGTATTGGGCGTTCTGTTCGGCGTCCTAACCACCACCATTGCCGGTTATTATCCGGCGAATAAAGCGGCAAAGCTCGATCCTATCGAGGCGCTCAGAGCAGAATGA
- a CDS encoding DUF166 domain-containing protein: MKLAVYYSGDFGSRVVGNLVNFSGFCISCADACTECRNVAPDLAKDIVALVEMPDPSTYGDFIDDVEPLLPQDIPKVDLVIVINVHPDILYGLLPKFKEAGVKAIIGGSESPKEMPLGQRRQVEEKAAELGMEAAFAKPFCALAPDPNKPIIAQFLKEARIGNPVIEFTVQGSREGKEVIMGANVVRSAPCGSTWFVAKKMLGLETDQPDLRERISEAHHSYPCTGSMERDAELGDTVLHVGGYIIRDAVEGGLKKASKLPRSKLPKPGSSIVI; this comes from the coding sequence ATGAAGCTGGCGGTATACTACAGTGGCGACTTCGGCAGCCGGGTGGTTGGAAACCTGGTGAACTTCTCAGGGTTCTGCATCTCCTGCGCAGACGCCTGCACCGAATGCCGGAACGTTGCCCCGGACCTGGCAAAAGATATTGTGGCATTGGTGGAGATGCCAGATCCATCGACTTATGGGGATTTCATAGATGATGTAGAGCCCTTGCTCCCTCAAGATATACCCAAGGTGGATCTGGTCATTGTGATCAATGTCCATCCCGATATCCTCTACGGCCTGCTCCCCAAGTTCAAAGAGGCTGGGGTCAAAGCGATCATCGGCGGATCGGAATCTCCGAAGGAGATGCCTTTGGGGCAGAGAAGACAGGTGGAGGAGAAGGCAGCGGAGCTGGGGATGGAGGCGGCCTTTGCCAAGCCGTTTTGCGCTCTCGCCCCCGATCCAAATAAGCCCATCATCGCTCAGTTCCTGAAAGAGGCGAGAATTGGCAATCCGGTGATAGAGTTCACCGTCCAGGGCAGCAGAGAGGGAAAGGAGGTGATCATGGGGGCTAATGTCGTGCGAAGCGCCCCCTGCGGATCCACCTGGTTTGTGGCCAAGAAGATGCTGGGCCTGGAGACCGATCAGCCCGACCTGAGGGAGAGGATATCCGAGGCTCACCATTCCTATCCCTGCACCGGCTCTATGGAGAGGGATGCAGAACTTGGAGACACTGTGCTGCATGTGGGCGGCTATATCATACGCGATGCAGTGGAGGGGGGGCTGAAGAAGGCAAGCAAGCTGCCTAGATCCAAGCTGCCCAAGCCAGGCAGCTCAATTGTAATCTAG
- a CDS encoding 4Fe-4S binding protein translates to MVKRNIIKIDESLCNGCGSCVIACSEGAIEMVDGKARVVRESFCDGLGACIGECPTGALTIERRDAEAFDEKAAVEHLQQSKAAGSALAENRAKQEGESGPVAPCVLPIHQPQRSSMGAGEGPGQHSNKLGPSSQLSSWPIQMRLAHTDAPYFKDASLLIAADCSAFACPVISEFIRKRVVLIGCPKLDQSETFISKLAEILNSNEIRDIAVLRMEVPCCYHIINLVEQAMKRSGKNIPLDHFICMIDGKVVNDTGMVRR, encoded by the coding sequence ATGGTAAAGAGAAATATCATCAAGATCGATGAGTCCCTCTGCAATGGCTGCGGCAGCTGCGTTATCGCCTGCTCAGAGGGAGCGATAGAAATGGTGGATGGCAAAGCGCGGGTGGTAAGAGAATCGTTTTGCGACGGCCTGGGGGCATGCATTGGCGAGTGTCCAACCGGGGCTTTGACCATTGAGCGAAGAGATGCAGAAGCATTCGATGAGAAGGCAGCCGTGGAGCATCTGCAGCAATCCAAAGCTGCTGGCAGCGCTCTCGCCGAAAATAGGGCAAAACAAGAGGGCGAATCGGGTCCAGTAGCCCCCTGCGTCCTCCCAATTCATCAACCACAGAGATCGAGTATGGGGGCAGGAGAGGGACCAGGACAGCATTCAAACAAGCTCGGCCCCTCCTCCCAGCTCTCCAGCTGGCCTATCCAGATGCGTCTGGCCCACACCGATGCCCCCTACTTCAAGGACGCCAGTCTGCTGATAGCCGCGGACTGCTCGGCATTTGCCTGTCCCGTCATCTCCGAGTTCATCCGAAAAAGGGTGGTTCTCATCGGCTGCCCGAAGCTGGATCAGAGCGAGACCTTCATCTCTAAATTGGCGGAGATCCTCAATTCGAATGAGATCCGGGATATAGCCGTCCTCAGGATGGAGGTTCCCTGCTGCTACCATATCATTAACCTGGTGGAGCAGGCAATGAAGAGGTCAGGAAAGAATATCCCCCTCGATCATTTCATATGCATGATCGACGGGAAGGTAGTAAACGATACAGGAATGGTGAGAAGATGA
- the hcp gene encoding hydroxylamine reductase, translating into MAATEKLDMFCYQCSQTARGTGCTVKGVCGKEPIVARLQDNLLFAIKGISAYLYHARELGYSDPEVDAFIERGFFSTLTNVNFDPEEFLNLAVKAGEMNIRTMKLLKQAHIERFGEPTPTKVRTGTVKGHGIIITGHDMNALDKLLQQVEGTDVFVYTHSEMLPAHGYPGLRKYKNLAGNLGKAWFDQKKLFAQYPMALLGTSNCFLPPREEYIDRMFSTGPVYLPGVKHIDGYDYSEVIARARELPELPDAPGEYELTTGFSTSVLLSHAAKIKELVEKGKIKRFFLVGGCDAPLKKSDYYREFVQKLPQDVVVLTLACGKFRFNDLDLGDIEGIPRLIDLGQCNDAIVALEVAGALADLFGVGVNDLPLTLVISWMEQKAVAILWSLLALGIKGIWLGPIVPGWINDDMLKILVDQYDIRLISTPDEDIKKMMG; encoded by the coding sequence ATGGCAGCTACTGAAAAATTGGACATGTTCTGCTACCAGTGCTCCCAGACCGCCCGGGGCACCGGCTGCACAGTGAAAGGAGTATGTGGAAAGGAACCGATCGTCGCCCGGCTGCAGGATAACCTGCTCTTCGCCATCAAGGGCATCAGCGCCTATCTCTATCATGCCCGGGAACTGGGCTACAGCGACCCGGAGGTGGACGCATTCATCGAGAGGGGCTTTTTCTCCACCCTGACCAATGTGAACTTCGACCCCGAGGAGTTCCTCAACCTGGCAGTGAAAGCGGGGGAGATGAATATCAGGACCATGAAGCTGCTCAAGCAGGCGCACATCGAGAGGTTCGGCGAGCCCACGCCCACCAAGGTGAGGACGGGAACGGTAAAGGGCCACGGCATCATTATCACCGGCCACGACATGAACGCCCTGGATAAGCTCTTGCAGCAGGTGGAGGGCACAGATGTATTCGTCTACACCCACTCCGAGATGCTCCCCGCCCACGGCTATCCGGGCTTGAGAAAGTACAAGAACCTGGCAGGCAATCTGGGCAAAGCCTGGTTTGACCAAAAGAAGCTCTTCGCCCAGTATCCCATGGCCCTCCTGGGCACCTCCAACTGCTTCCTTCCTCCGCGTGAGGAGTACATCGACCGCATGTTCTCCACCGGGCCGGTCTACCTGCCAGGGGTCAAGCACATCGATGGATACGACTACTCCGAGGTTATCGCTCGAGCTCGAGAGCTGCCGGAGCTCCCAGACGCTCCGGGAGAGTATGAGCTGACCACCGGCTTTTCCACCTCCGTTCTCCTCTCCCATGCCGCCAAGATCAAGGAGCTGGTAGAGAAAGGCAAGATCAAGAGGTTCTTCTTAGTGGGCGGCTGTGATGCCCCTCTGAAGAAGTCCGACTACTACCGGGAGTTCGTGCAAAAGCTGCCCCAGGACGTAGTGGTCCTCACCTTAGCCTGCGGCAAGTTCCGCTTCAATGACCTGGATTTAGGGGACATCGAGGGCATCCCCCGCCTGATCGACCTGGGTCAGTGCAACGATGCCATCGTCGCCCTGGAGGTGGCCGGAGCTCTGGCCGACCTGTTCGGGGTGGGAGTTAATGATCTGCCCTTGACACTGGTGATAAGCTGGATGGAGCAGAAGGCTGTGGCCATTCTCTGGTCCTTGCTGGCATTGGGAATCAAAGGGATCTGGTTGGGCCCCATCGTCCCCGGATGGATCAATGATGATATGCTCAAGATCCTGGTGGACCAGTACGACATCCGGCTGATCAGCACTCCGGATGAGGACATTAAGAAGATGATGGGGTAG
- a CDS encoding winged helix-turn-helix transcriptional regulator, whose product MYEGCTVNLTVKYIARKWTMLILLELYKGVGHTRRFSELKGCLAGITQKVLSVRLKELEREGLVEKKMDSEAFPLKSEYTLTESGLEMIEVIKSIKLWALRWKIKNIECGSQDCGQCVL is encoded by the coding sequence ATGTATGAAGGATGCACAGTAAACCTGACTGTGAAGTATATTGCCAGAAAATGGACCATGCTAATACTCTTGGAGCTCTACAAGGGAGTGGGGCACACCAGGCGGTTCTCTGAGTTGAAGGGCTGTCTGGCAGGGATCACCCAGAAGGTTCTATCCGTTCGGCTCAAGGAATTGGAGCGGGAGGGGCTGGTGGAGAAGAAGATGGACAGCGAGGCCTTTCCCCTGAAGAGCGAGTACACCCTCACCGAGAGCGGCTTAGAGATGATCGAGGTCATCAAGAGCATAAAGCTGTGGGCCTTGCGCTGGAAGATAAAGAACATCGAGTGCGGCAGCCAGGATTGCGGGCAGTGCGTTCTGTAA
- a CDS encoding SAM-dependent methyltransferase, with amino-acid sequence MSISHRYMEILNPSTPEKIIKLGKLLKLEEGKRVIDFGCGCAEPLTLWAEEFGITGIGIDISEDFCDRARQKLASSGLSDRIEIVCSNGADYIFEEGAFDAATCIGSTFIFGGWQQTLQVLKRAIRQNGRLGIGETHWLSNQVHPEYAQKQTTTHTETELTQFARDEGLELEYIIRASYDDWDRYISDGWYGLVRWLEDNPTHADYEQVFKHFRADQDDYLQFQRQYMGWAMYCLAPRKSR; translated from the coding sequence ATGAGCATCTCACACCGCTATATGGAGATACTAAACCCTTCCACGCCTGAAAAGATCATCAAACTTGGCAAATTGCTCAAATTGGAAGAAGGAAAACGGGTCATTGACTTCGGTTGTGGTTGTGCCGAACCCCTTACTCTCTGGGCTGAGGAATTCGGTATTACTGGTATTGGAATAGATATATCCGAGGATTTCTGCGACAGGGCCAGGCAAAAACTGGCATCGAGTGGTTTGTCGGACCGAATCGAAATCGTTTGCTCCAATGGGGCTGATTACATATTCGAAGAAGGGGCTTTCGATGCCGCAACATGTATAGGGTCAACGTTTATTTTTGGCGGCTGGCAGCAGACACTCCAAGTACTGAAACGAGCAATTCGGCAGAATGGACGCCTTGGTATCGGTGAAACCCACTGGCTTAGCAATCAGGTACATCCGGAATACGCCCAAAAGCAGACCACTACCCATACAGAAACGGAACTAACTCAATTTGCCCGGGATGAAGGCCTTGAACTCGAATACATCATTCGTGCCAGCTACGACGACTGGGACAGGTACATTTCAGATGGTTGGTATGGACTTGTACGGTGGCTGGAAGATAATCCCACCCACGCGGACTATGAACAGGTATTCAAGCATTTCCGTGCTGACCAGGATGACTATTTACAGTTCCAGCGCCAATATATGGGTTGGGCCATGTACTGTCTCGCTCCCAGGAAATCTCGTTGA